The DNA window AAGGGAATTCGTTAAAaatttcctcttttttctcttttaattagtattattaatttttattactattattagcaAATAAGTTTTTGGGTTtggcaaattttgaaaaaaagtttactGCAACTGTTTAATTCTACTTTTAGATTGTCAATACTTGTTTTGCTTTTAAGCTtttgttaattaaatttttatacttTTGATCATTTTTTATGATGTTGTTTTTGGttgaaattatatattatttataccaCATTTTTCCATTGATAGTTTTTCTAATACAGTGGTGTCACTGCAATGCAACTGGCAGGAACCACTCTTAATTGCTTTCTTCACTTTAAAGTTAGAGCCTTTTTGAAGGCATGGCTGTTTCATTGAACCCTTTCTTATCATGGAACATGTGGGGTGGTGGTGGTGGTAGaaggaaagaagagaaagagccGGTTTCTAATGGTTCTTCGCTGAATTCACCAACGAATTCGGAGTGGAACCTTGGTTTGGTGAAGGAAAGCAAGAAGGTTCCACAGCCACGGCCACATAGGAAGGTTGGAAGGAAGAGAGAGGATAAAGGGGAAGAGACGGGAATTGATAGAGAGTTTGATGGTGTGTTTGTGGCGTCTGATGATAGTGGTGATTGGTGTTTTTTGTCTGGTTCCGAATCGGATGACTCGGATTGGTCTATTGGGTGGTTGGAGCCTCTTGGTTCTGATTTTGAAAGCAGTGATAATGATCATGATGATGACGATGAGTCTGGGCGTGATAGTTTTGCTGTTTTGGTTCCTTGTTATTCACCAGGCTGCCAAGAGGTTGAAGGAACAAACAATGTGCTCTTGAGTGCTCTTAAGAATCTTCCCAATGGATTTGCTTCAGGTAATCCTTGTTATTAGAATTGTTAGTTTTTTCTTCGAATCAATGGAATTTGTTATTTGAGTAAATGATCATTTTGGTTATTGGATTGTAGCTACATTATAACTTaagcaattttttttcttttcaaatgggCTAAGGATGATTCCTTCGGCTgtgtagcaccgacacctctgaaaaagtGTGTCCGTGTCGGATATTATGGTCAatctattcattttttcaaattattacaggAGTCGATGTGTCACTGTCCGTGTTGTGTTCAGTGTCCGTAtttgtgtccgtgcttcatagtacTTTGCTATATCCTGGGTTAAAAATTTCTTGGTCAGACTTTACTTACCTCTCGGCCGAACCTTGGATTACCAGTCATCTTTTCCCGGGAACTAACGAGTGCGGTTTACTTATTTTCTGTTATGCTTATTGGCACTTGACTATTATTGGTTTAACTAAAAAGTACAATTATTTTGAGGCTTCTTTCTATTGTTTGGCCCATCTGTTGGTATGGTTTCTTCTTCATTGTCTCTTTCTTGTTCTAGTTTCTAGGACTAATCTGGCATGTTTTTACTTCTCCTAGGGAATTCTAACTGTATTCCTATATAATATAGGTCTCTGGTTGAAGTTTTGGTTTGGCAATCAATTTCAAAGTGTTACTTTTATGATAAAGGGAAAGGTTATGATGCACTAAAGGAAGTTTACAATTTGACTTAAGGTCCTCAAttcaatattaaaatttatttaactaaAGGAATTGATTCCAAATTTGGCAATGACATCTTTGTCAATAGCATCACACACTCACTTTTTTCCCCCTCTCATTTATTGCAATTTCAGATTGTTACTTTGGCTGACACAACAACATGATCACTGTTGATtcgagataaaaaaaaaaaaaaaaaaaaaagttgagttTTGAGTCACTAGCTCATCCCTGAGATCAAGTATTATCAGTAGTTAGAGTTTCTGATGATTTTCACGCATTGATTTATCGCACTATATGCGACACTATCTACCCTTAAACCCACGTTTTACGAGACTATATAAGTTATATGTTATCCAATAGTATATAGTAAAAATTTTGAAATTGTGATTGTTTATGCAGATGGGAAGAGTTACATGGAACAATGGTTGGCTTCTCTTCAGGGTTTTGGAACTTATAAGGAAAAAACAACTTCTTCACATTGATGGTCTTTGCTAACAAACTGTCATTTTCTCTGTTAACTGAGATGTCACTTTTCTCTATCTAATGGTAGAAAACACTACAAAAGTCATTTTATTTTTGGAGGGGCTATTAGAATTCTTAACTGATATACATTTGGGGACATTTATCTTATTTATATTCATTAATGTTCTACAATTGGTTTGGTTTTTCCATCATTTATTTACTTTTCCTACTTTACGGTCATCTACACTTGTGGAATGATCTTTTAATAGAACTGTGTGCCATTTAGTAGTGTATTGGACCACATGTAAAAGGCTAAAGTTGTAGTGAAACTGGTTATGATTGATCACTGGTATGTTGGTGGAACTTTGCTGGATGAAAGAGATTTGTAATGGAAGGTGTATAATGGATTGATTCCTAACAGTAAAATGATCAATCAATATTTAGAGAGATTTGTAATGGAAGGTGTATAATGGATTGATTCCTAACAGTAAAATGATAAATCAATTAGAGTAGTCTCTATTGATATTTAGAGTAGTCTCTATTGATATTTATGGATACTAATTAATACACATTAAGTTTGCAGCCTCCAAGATGAATTTGAAACTAATTAATTACTTATTCAGATACACTTGTGCAATCCATGACACACATTTATATAGTTCTTGATATCTCATTTAAAATTTATTGTCTACCCTTATAAATTTAACCCCTATATTCTACTTTGAGCGATCCTTGTTGTGAAATTGAAAGAGCGGCCACACTAAGATGGACGATATTTGTTGTGAAATTGAAAGAATTATTCacataaagatttttttttttgttgtaaaaatctaacaataataattattacACCAAGAATAATGATGTGAGAAGCAAAGATCAAACACAACCAAATTGAACGACCTCACTCAAAAATTGAACAACCTCAAACAAAAATTACTATGTCAAACAGGGTAAGCAAATTTAGAGTTTATTAAGTTTTtaagaataaattttatttttcacctAAATGTTTTTCAATCTCTTCaacttttatatgtgaatgaatcACATAAACTCAAGATGTTTATAAGTGTTTCTCAATCCTCTTAGATAATTCTAAAGGTCTTCAAATTTCAAGAACTTTAAAAAGTTTCTACTATTGTCTCTGTAACTAGGACCATCacttctttactttgtctttctctCCTATCTTACAAACAAAAGTGATAGAGAATCATGTTTATAATATCCGAAACCTTAATTGGCCAACTATCCAAGTCTGATCTGCGAACGAGTTCAAGTAACCCATAGACCAACAAAATAATTAACCATTCAACCCATCGACCGGTGACTGAGTCTCCTGTTGATTATTGATATATCATTCCGTCACCTAGTTGACCAGTGAAAAAGTCAATGTTTGACTATTGATAAAGTCAACTATTGTTAGAATATTGACTTTTGTGCCAAAAGTTAACATTGCTGAAAAAATTGTCCCTTTGATCACTTGAGTTTTTGAGACATACTTctataatttaagtttttttttttaaataaccaaaaGTTTATCGTAGTTTATTTTGTTTAgcatattattgttttttttaataaaaaacaacatGGCCTATATATGGTATTTTAACCATAATTTAGTTGTAGAAATCTAAATGAAATAAAGTTTCCTAAAAATAAAAGTTAGAATCTATATCTTTGACTTTTATGCTGACACCTAAATTTAATTCCAAATATAAATAGGTGAAAAAAGAACCTTTATGCAACTCTAAACACTAGAGTCTGCTGACTAAGCATCGCCTACTAGGATCTTTGAGAAGTGTTAGATGTTGTTGTTTTTATGTTATTGTATTTTTTTCGAGCATTAAACATTTTACATATTATGTTCACGAACCTTACATGTTATGTTCAGACTAAGCTAACAAACCGTTAAGAGATTTTCAGGTTTATTTCAATAACCAAACAATACTTTTCTGGCAAAGCTCAAGAAACCGAGACAGAGATTTTATGGCTGGTTTATCTCGAGCCAAGCTCAATCTCCCCAGAGTATCGCACTCTCAGGAATTAACCAAACTACACTGCCATTTACAAACTCTTCCTTACAAGTAAAGTTTCACTCAAAagcagagaaagagagaaaattcGTGGTtacttttgtgattttttttcaaatatactTAGAATTGTGTTAGTAGTTTCTTAAAGATAGAGTATAACATCGAAAAGTAAAGAACAATAAGTAAATTAcgaaaaattaaaaaggatatGGGTTAGAGAGATTGCATCAGAGATTTATCCAAGTTCGACCAATCGTTGGCCTTCTTTTTTCCCCAAAAAATCTTTTTGAGATTTTGATTATAAACTTTGAGCTTTTACATGTTATGCCCACGGACCTTAATACAATCTGATCTTGAGATTTTACAGGATTATACCCAACAAAAGATAGCTTTTACTTCAGACTAAGCTAACAAACCGTTTAGAGATTTTCAAGTTTATCTCAAATAATCAAACAAATCTTTTTCTGGTAAAGCTCAAGAAATCATGACAAAGATTTTATGATTTGTTTatctcaaaccaaactcaatctcCCAAGAGTATCACACTCCCAAGAATGAAACAAACAACAGGGCCACTTACAAACTCTTCCTCACAAGTAAAGTTTCACTCAAAAGCACTAAGACAACTTAAGTGACAAGAAAGTAtttctagagagagaaagagagaaaatagaTAGATAAATTCCAAAGAAAATGTAAAGTTTTGGAAAGTGACGTGGAATGAAGAGGAGGCGAGCCTCCTTTATATAGGTCGTGGAAAAACCtgaaaaggaaatgatccatggATAGAATTGATATAGCCAATCGATTGACATAACATTTCAATCAATTGGAAGCTTTAAAATTAATCGATTATGATTGTTTAAAAGGAAAGAAAGGACACAAAGTCATCATAAGTCATTAAGATGCTAACCTAGTTGTTTGGTTAAACATTTGGCCATTCTCCAATCGATTGGCTTAATGCTCCAATCAATTGAATGACTCAAAAGTTTTTCCAATCGATTGTCTTAAGTCTCCAATCGATTGGTtagttcaaaaaatattttagaagataGGGGAAAATTCCTTAATCACTTGGCTcggttttgaaaatatttttaagataTAAAAAGGTTAGAAAATGAGTTTCAAGTGTGTGTGTGAGTTGCCTTAGAACTTATGAGATATTCCCTTAATTTTATAAAACTCTGGCCACTCAGACCAGACAAAACCTAATGAACTTTCATACTTCCTCTTTTTCATCACTTTGAGGAATCCAAGATTCtttgtaggggtgttcaaaaccaaagcAATCCAataaaaaaccgcaaaccaaaccaaaccaaacccgcaaaaaaaccgcatttggttcggattagtttgggtcatcttttaacaaaatcgcacggttcagtttggtttgcggtttgtattttgtaaaccaaaccaaaccaaaccgaataaaaccgcattatgttacaacctaacttttacttaactcacatccaacccaaacttaaatctattacaCCTTAGCCTTGTGATTACGaataattttctcatccttacacatatgataTTAGTCCCAATATTCTCAAATATCTAATAGCATTATCacgccttctttgccacatacatctttccTCTTTTGCTATAATATCTACtctcttttattctttctttttcacattctcatttttatgcaaatgttacCTATTTTAATtccgtttttatcgcacatcttcttctctaatctctcaactcttttgtttttttctttttcaccttcactaatctctcgtctcttctattttttatttcattctaataatttttatattgttttatactattattttatgtttattattccacttttgtctaatttaatttttacatattaaatagaaagttgttgtcaaaatatgacgaggtttgttgttatttgatagtgtatgaatgtctaaatacaaagttatgttgtcatctatatgtatatgtatggtttaataaaatatttgtaaaaaatcgaaccaaccgaaccgtaccaaaccgcattagtttggcttggtttggttcggatttttttttaaaagccaaccaaaccaaatcaaatcgcacgattttttctcttgcggttcggatgatttttttcgtcaaaaccgcccaaaccgcaccgcgaacacccctaattctTTGCTAGATACCTCGATCATATAAGCACTTTAATTTCGAGTCTCTTTTTCatgatgaggcttgagatattTGTCTAATTGGATCACCATTATCAGAGAGTTGAAAGTTATTGTCACCGACTTCAACATTGACAACTATTTGACACTGTCGTTATTAAAAAGTCAGACATGATATTTTGCGAGATTATCCATTTTATACCTGCAAGCACATAAATCAACATAGGTTACCACCCGATTAAATTGAAGCTTGAAGATATTCCGTAGACCAAGTTCAAAACTcgt is part of the Vicia villosa cultivar HV-30 ecotype Madison, WI linkage group LG2, Vvil1.0, whole genome shotgun sequence genome and encodes:
- the LOC131645953 gene encoding uncharacterized protein LOC131645953; amino-acid sequence: MAVSLNPFLSWNMWGGGGGRRKEEKEPVSNGSSLNSPTNSEWNLGLVKESKKVPQPRPHRKVGRKREDKGEETGIDREFDGVFVASDDSGDWCFLSGSESDDSDWSIGWLEPLGSDFESSDNDHDDDDESGRDSFAVLVPCYSPGCQEVEGTNNVLLSALKNLPNGFASDGKSYMEQWLASLQGFGTYKEKTTSSH